The Ketobacter alkanivorans genome includes the window TGTTTCCTTTTTCCACTGGCGTGATTGGTGAGCCCTTGCCGGTGGAACGTATTGTGAAAGGGTTGCCTGATTGCATTGCATCGTTGAGCGAGCAAGGTTGGGATGATGCTGCCCATGGCATTATGACTACGGATACCCGGCCAAAAGGCGTGTCAGTGCAATTGGAGCTGGCAGGTTCAACCGTTACGATCTCTGGAATATCCAAAGGTGCTGGCATGATCAAACCCAACATGGCGACCATGCTGGGTTATGTGGCGACTGATGCTAAAGTGGCGCCGGAGTTGCTGCAGCGTCTGGCTTCGGAGGCCACTCAGGCATCATTCAATTCGATCACCGTTGACAGCGACACATCCACCAATGACAGCTGCATGCTGGTTGCTACCGGTCAGTCGGGAGCAGAAATAACCGAGCAGAATGCGGATGTGTTTGCCCAATTTAAGGCGGCCTTGATGGATGTATTCCTTCAGCTGGCTCATGCCATCGTCAGGGATGGCGAGGGTGCTACCAAGTTTGTGGCGGTAGAGGTAGGCGGCGCGCTTTCTGTCGACGAGGCCAGAGAAGTGGCTTACACCATCGCCCATTCTCCGTTGGTAAAAACGGCGCTGTTTGCCAGCGACCCCAACTGGGGGCGAATTTTGGCTGCTGTGGGCAGGGCGCCCATCGATAACCTGGATGTGACTGGGGTTTCGGTTGCACTTAATGGTGTGATGATTGCGGAGCAGGGCGCGGTGGCGTCGAGTTATACCGAAGCCGCTGGTGCGGCTGAAATGCAGAAAGAGGAAATCACCATTCAGGTAAAACTGGGGCGCGGAGATGCGTCTGCCACCATTTGGACCACAGATTTCTCCTACGATTACGTTAAGATCAATGCTGACTATCGTTCCTGAATTATGAAGCGAGTGCATGTGGTTGCGGCAGTGATTACCAACGGCGACGAAATACTGATCGCACGCCGCCCGGATCACCTGCATCAGGGGGGAAAGTGGGAGTTTCCCGGTGGCAAGGTGGAGCCGGG containing:
- the argJ gene encoding bifunctional glutamate N-acetyltransferase/amino-acid acetyltransferase ArgJ; translated protein: MAVGKETFGVMHPVKGFRLGTAQAHVKKPNRRDLVLMEAAGGSSIAGTFTKNAFCAAPVTLCKGNLQALSGYSENPILLITNTGYANAGTGEKGLTNAKAVCSALAEQTGSVQSNVFPFSTGVIGEPLPVERIVKGLPDCIASLSEQGWDDAAHGIMTTDTRPKGVSVQLELAGSTVTISGISKGAGMIKPNMATMLGYVATDAKVAPELLQRLASEATQASFNSITVDSDTSTNDSCMLVATGQSGAEITEQNADVFAQFKAALMDVFLQLAHAIVRDGEGATKFVAVEVGGALSVDEAREVAYTIAHSPLVKTALFASDPNWGRILAAVGRAPIDNLDVTGVSVALNGVMIAEQGAVASSYTEAAGAAEMQKEEITIQVKLGRGDASATIWTTDFSYDYVKINADYRS